In Chaetodon trifascialis isolate fChaTrf1 chromosome 23, fChaTrf1.hap1, whole genome shotgun sequence, the following proteins share a genomic window:
- the rbpjb gene encoding recombination signal binding protein for immunoglobulin kappa J region b, whose protein sequence is MAPVVTGKFGERPQPQRLTREAMRNYLKERGDQTVMILHAKVAQKSYGNEKRFFCPPPCVYLMGSGWKKKKEQMERDGCSEQESQPCAFIGIGNSDQEMQQLNLEGKNYCTAKTLYISDSDKRKHFMLSVKMFYGNSADIGVFLSKRIKVISKPSKKKQSLKNADLCIASGTKVALFNRLRSQTVSTRYLHVEGGNFHASSQQWGAFYIHLLDDEESEGEEFTVRDGYIHYGQTVKLVCSVTGMALPRLIIRKVDKQTALLDADDPVSQLHKCAFYLKDTERMYLCLSQERIIQFQATPCPKEPNKEMINDGASWTIISTDKAEYTFYEGMGPVHSPVTPVPVVESLQLNGGGDVAMLELTGQNFTPNLRVWFGDVEAETMYRCAESMLCVVPDISAFREGWRWVRQPVQVPVTLVRNDGIIYSTTLTFTYTPEPGPRPHCSAAGAILRAGNSSLLSNSSQEAGPGVYGPNSTSNAGVTSSSSTAAAVVS, encoded by the exons AGAAGCGATGAGGAATTACCTGAAGGAGCGAGGTGACCAAACTGTCATGATCCTGCACGCAAAGGTTGCACAGAAATCCTATGGCAATGAGAAAAG GTTCTTCTGCCCTCCTCCCTGCGTTTACCTGATGGGCAGCggctggaagaaaaagaaggagcaGATGGAGCGAGACGGCTGCTCCGAGCAGGAGTCGCAGCCTTGTGCCTTCATCGGCATCGGCAACAGCGACCAAGAAATGCAACAGCTTAACTTAGAGGGAAAG AATTATTGCACAGCCAAAACCTTGTACATATCCGACTCCGACAAGAGAAAGCACTTCATGTTGTCTGTCAAGATGTTCTACGGCAACAGCGCTGACATCGGTGTCTTCCTCAGCAAGAGGATCAAAGTCATCTCCAAGCCCTCCAAAAAGAAGCAGTCCCTCAAAAACGCAGACT TGTGCATCGCGTCAGGGACCAAGGTGGCGCTGTTCAACCGGCTGCGGTCCCAAACGGTCAGCACGCGCTACCTACACGTGGAGGGCGGCAACTTCCACGCCAGCTCCCAGCAGTGGGGCGCCTTTTACATCCACCTGT TGGATGACGAGGAGTCAGAAGGAGAAGAGTTCACTGTGAGAGACGGTTACATCCACTACGGCCAGACGGTGAAGCTGGTGTGCTCTGTCACCGGCATGGCCCTGCCCAGACTG ATCATCCGTAAAGTGGACAAGCAGACGGCGCTGCTGGACGCCGACGACCCCGTCTCCCAGCTCCACAAGTGTGCCTTCTACCTGAAGGACACAGAACGCATGTACCTGTGCCTTTCCCAAGAAAGGATCATCCAGTTTCAA GCCACTCCATGCCCAAAGGAACCAAACAAGGAGATGATCAACGACGGCGCCTCCTGGACAATCATCAGCACAGACAAGGCTGAATACACTTTCTACGAGGGCATGGGCCCCGTCCACTCGCCTGTCACCCCCGTGCCTGTGGTAGAGAGCTTACAG CTAAACGGCGGAGGCGACGTCGCCATGTTGGAGCTGACGGGACAGAACTTCACTCCAAATCTGCGGGTCTGGTTCGGAGACGTTGAGGCTGAGACCATGTACAG GTGTGCGGAGAGCATGCTGTGCGTGGTGCCCGACATCTCCGCCTTCCGCGAGGGCTGGCGCTGGGTGCGGCAGCCCGTCCAGGTGCCCGTCACGCTGGTTAGGAACGACGGCATCATCTACTCCACCACACTGACCTTCACCTACACGCCGGAGCCCGGGCCGCGGCCACACTGCAGCGCCGCCGGGGCCATCCTGCGGGCCGGAAACTCCAGCCTGCTCAGCAACAGCAGCCAGGAGGCCGGCCCCGGCGTCTACGGCCCCAACAGCACCTCCAACGCCGGCGTcacatcctcatcctccaccGCCGCAGCTGTGGTCTCCTAA
- the cckar gene encoding cholecystokinin receptor type A — protein sequence METFTIHDMLINSTDLNKILCNFGIKNISCESEQEPSSEPQDINQTVRIVLYCLIFLLSVLGNGLIITVLVRNRRMRTVTNLFLLSLSVSDLMVSLVCIPFTLIPNLMRDFIFGNGMCKLVMYFMGVSVSVSTFNLVAISLERYSAICNPLSSRTWQTKSHAAKVITATWVASFILMLPYPISSTLKPFTRRNNSTGHMCRLVWPNDVIQQSWYVSLLLLLFLIPGIVMMTAYGLISLELYRGIKFELSNRKSGRDRQSSTGSIKPGDSDGCYMQPSKRKSITGNFANSSGKHMLGRVCSSSSTANLMAKKRVIRMLLVIVFLFFLCWTPIFVVNAWQAFDRRSAYRLTGAPISFIHLLSYTSACVNPIIYCFMNKRFRQGMLATFTCCSCLGKSGAGNGGLARSPGMGTAKGEVVRSRAEPKAAEQNGHTPPTGASTRFTYTGIRASAWSELT from the exons ATGGAGACGTTTACAATACACGACATGCTCATTAATTCAACAGACCTGAACAAGATTTTATGCAATTTTGGTATCAAGAATATTTCGTGCGAGAGCGAGCAGGAGCCCTCATCCGAACCTCAAG ATATCAACCAGACGGTGCGGATCGTCCTCTACtgcctcatcttcctcctcagcgTGCTGGGCAACGGCCTCATCATCACCGTCCTGGTGAGGAACCGGCGCATGAGGACCGTCACCAACCTGTTCCTGCTGTCCCTGTCCGTCAGCGACCTAATGGTGTCCCTGGTCTGCATCCCCTTCACCCTCATCCCCAACCTCATGAGGGACTTCATCTTCGGCAACGGGATGTGCAAGCTGGTCATGTACTTCATGG GTGTCTCAGTAAGTGTTTCTACATTCAACCTGGTGGCCATTTCCCTGGAGCGCTACAGCGCCATTTGCAACCCTCTGTCCTCCAGGACGTGGCAGACCAAATCCCATGCCGCCAAGGTCATCACTGCCACCTGGGTGGCGTCCTTCATCCTGATGCTGCCCTACCCCATTTCTAGCACCCTCAAGCCCTTCACCCGCCGCAACAACAGCACGGGGCACATGTGTCGCCTGGTGTGGCCCAACGACGTCATCCAGCAGTCCTG GTACGTGTCCCTGTTGTTGCTGCTCTTCCTCATCCCTGGGATCGTCATGATGACAGCTTATGGACTCATCTCCCTGGAGCTCTACCGGGGCATCAAGTTTGAGCTCTCCAACAGGAAATCTGGTAGAg ACAGACAATCGAGCACTGGCAGCATCAAGCCCGGTGACAGCGACGGCTGTTACATGCAGCCGTCTAAGAGGAAGAGCATCACCGGCAATTTCGCCAACTCCAGCGGTAAGCACATGCTTGGCCgcgtgtgcagcagcagctctacaGCCAACCTGATGGCCAAGAAGCGTGTGATCCGCATGCTCCTTGTCatcgtcttcctcttcttcctgtgcTGGACTCCCATCTTTGTGGTCAACGCATGGCAGGCTTTCGACCGGCGCTCAGCCTACCGCCTCACGGGCGCCcccatctccttcatccaccTGCTGTCCTACACCTCGGCCTGTGTCAACCCCATCATTTACTGCTTCATGAACAAGCGCTTCCGCCAGGGCATGCTGGCCACGTTCACCTGCTGTAGCTGCCTTGGGAAGAGCGGCGCAGGGAACGGCGGCTTAGCGAGGTCACCCGGAATGGGAACGGCTAAAGGGGAAGTGGTCAGATCAAGAGCGGAGCCAAAGGCCGCTGAGCAGAATGGTCATACCCCGCCGACCGGAGCCAGCACACGCTTCACCTACACCGGCATCCGTGCCTCAGCCTGGAGTGAGCTGACTTAA